A single genomic interval of Aliiroseovarius sediminilitoris harbors:
- a CDS encoding GntR family transcriptional regulator — MSITYREVKADILRQITQGELAPGSAMPNEVDLAASYGCARATVNRAMRELADDGIIERRRKAGTRVRQNPIRQVRLNIPIVGQEIAELGAAYRYALVKCKAEPAPDWLRARMALGRDDRVMHLICMHYADGAPYQHEDRWINLKALPEAELHDFLDVGPNEWLVSTVPFTDAQISFHAVQADAATAEYLDCSEGDALFQTERTTWLEGQTITFVQLTYRRGHRVTMQY, encoded by the coding sequence ATGTCCATAACCTACCGCGAGGTAAAAGCCGATATCCTGCGCCAGATCACGCAAGGCGAGCTTGCCCCCGGCAGCGCGATGCCGAACGAGGTGGATCTGGCCGCAAGCTATGGCTGCGCGCGGGCCACTGTCAATCGGGCGATGCGCGAACTGGCTGATGACGGCATCATCGAACGCCGCCGAAAGGCCGGCACTCGGGTCCGGCAGAACCCGATCCGACAGGTGCGGCTGAACATCCCCATCGTCGGGCAGGAGATTGCGGAGCTGGGCGCTGCCTATCGTTATGCGCTGGTGAAGTGCAAAGCCGAACCCGCCCCCGATTGGCTGCGCGCGCGTATGGCGCTGGGGCGCGATGACAGGGTGATGCATTTGATTTGCATGCACTACGCCGATGGCGCGCCGTATCAGCACGAGGATCGCTGGATCAACCTGAAGGCGCTGCCCGAAGCCGAGCTGCACGATTTTTTGGATGTAGGTCCCAACGAATGGTTGGTGTCGACAGTTCCATTTACCGATGCACAGATCAGCTTTCATGCCGTTCAGGCCGACGCCGCGACAGCCGAATACCTGGATTGCAGCGAAGGCGACGCCCTGTTCCAGACCGAACGCACCACTTGGCTTGAAGGGCAGACGATCACCTTCGTGCAACTGACCTATCGCCGTGGCCACCGCGTGACGATGCAGTATTGA
- the hutH gene encoding histidine ammonia-lyase — MTTLTLTPGATTLADLETIWRDGIAARLDPACHDSIRAAQAQIAAAASGTDAVYGVNTGFGKLASVKIDPSDTATLQRNLILSHCCGVGEAIPESHARLMMALKLLSLGRGASGVRMELVELLEGMLARGVTPVIPVQGSVGASGDLAPLAHMAAVMIGEAQATYEGEVLPGAEALKRAGLDPIVLSAKEGLALINGTQFTTAYALIGLFGAWRAMNAALVTSAMSTDAIMGSTAPLQPEIHALRGHAGQIEAAATMRALLDGSVIRESHREGDTRVQDPYCIRCQPQVTGAAMDMLRMAARTLEIEANAATDNPLVLSKAGLIVSGGNFHAEPVGFAADMIALAIAEIGAIAQRRIALIVDPVLSHDLPPFLTPNPGLNSGYMIAEVTTAALMSENKHLANPCVTDSTPTSANQEDHVSMAAHGAVRLSRMVANLERILGVELLCAAQGIEFRAPLATSGPLAAVIDAVRKRVESLGEDRYLAPDLEKAAALVASNAVVAATKTSMPELRP; from the coding sequence ATGACCACTCTGACCCTGACCCCCGGCGCGACCACTCTGGCCGATCTGGAAACGATCTGGCGCGATGGGATTGCTGCCCGATTGGACCCGGCCTGCCATGACAGCATCCGTGCGGCGCAGGCGCAGATTGCTGCTGCCGCCAGTGGGACGGACGCGGTCTATGGCGTGAATACCGGGTTTGGCAAACTGGCCTCGGTCAAGATTGACCCGTCCGACACCGCCACCCTGCAACGCAACCTGATCCTGTCCCATTGCTGCGGCGTGGGTGAGGCGATCCCGGAATCCCATGCGCGCCTGATGATGGCGTTGAAGCTTCTGTCGCTGGGGCGCGGCGCGTCCGGTGTGCGGATGGAACTGGTCGAGCTGCTGGAAGGGATGCTTGCCCGCGGCGTGACGCCGGTGATCCCGGTGCAGGGGTCAGTCGGCGCGTCCGGCGATTTGGCGCCGCTGGCGCATATGGCCGCAGTGATGATCGGCGAAGCGCAGGCGACATATGAAGGTGAGGTTCTGCCCGGTGCCGAAGCGCTGAAGCGCGCGGGGCTTGACCCCATCGTGCTGAGCGCGAAAGAGGGGCTGGCCCTGATCAACGGCACGCAATTCACCACAGCCTATGCCCTGATCGGGCTGTTTGGCGCGTGGCGCGCGATGAACGCGGCGCTGGTCACATCCGCCATGTCGACCGATGCGATCATGGGATCGACCGCACCGTTGCAGCCGGAAATTCACGCACTGCGCGGTCATGCCGGCCAGATCGAAGCCGCCGCGACGATGCGCGCGCTGCTGGATGGGTCAGTCATTCGCGAAAGCCACCGCGAAGGTGATACCCGCGTGCAAGACCCCTATTGCATCCGTTGCCAGCCGCAGGTGACGGGGGCCGCGATGGACATGCTGCGCATGGCCGCCCGCACGTTGGAGATTGAGGCGAACGCCGCCACCGACAACCCGCTGGTGCTGAGCAAGGCGGGGCTGATTGTGTCCGGCGGAAACTTCCACGCCGAACCGGTGGGATTTGCCGCCGACATGATCGCGCTGGCCATTGCTGAAATCGGCGCGATTGCGCAGCGGCGTATCGCTTTGATTGTCGATCCGGTTCTGAGCCACGATTTGCCGCCGTTCCTCACGCCCAATCCGGGCCTGAACTCGGGCTACATGATCGCCGAAGTGACCACCGCCGCCTTGATGAGCGAGAACAAGCATCTGGCGAATCCCTGCGTGACGGATTCGACACCGACCTCGGCCAACCAGGAAGACCACGTTAGCATGGCCGCGCATGGCGCGGTACGCCTGTCGCGCATGGTCGCCAATCTGGAGCGTATCCTTGGCGTCGAACTTCTGTGCGCCGCACAGGGTATCGAATTCCGCGCACCGCTGGCGACAAGCGGTCCGCTGGCGGCCGTGATTGACGCCGTGCGTAAGCGGGTCGAGTCGCTTGGGGAGGATCGTTACCTTGCGCCCGACCTGGAAAAAGCGGCGGCGCTGGTCGCGTCGAACGCGGTTGTGGCGGCCACGAAAACGTCGATGCCGGAGCTTCGCCCATGA
- a CDS encoding HutD/Ves family protein: MQIIRQRDLVETPWKNGGGITRNIAEERDDHGALWRLSMADVDGDGAFSSFPGLTRILTVIKGDGMMLHGPDGMMPARYAAPVRFDGAAPVTATLSQGPIRDFNLMFDTARCEGDAQVVRDPGAHEVGQPGQTCMLHVIAGAAAVAGAELGVGDTAISRATPLRFDLAQDAVALTITLHPKG, encoded by the coding sequence ATGCAGATAATCCGACAACGTGATCTGGTTGAGACACCTTGGAAGAACGGCGGCGGCATCACCCGCAATATCGCCGAGGAACGCGACGACCATGGCGCGCTGTGGCGGCTGAGCATGGCGGATGTGGATGGCGACGGGGCGTTTTCCAGTTTTCCCGGCCTCACGCGTATCCTGACGGTGATCAAGGGCGACGGCATGATGCTGCATGGGCCTGATGGGATGATGCCTGCGCGTTATGCTGCCCCCGTGCGGTTCGACGGCGCGGCGCCGGTGACAGCCACGCTGAGCCAGGGGCCAATCCGCGATTTCAATCTGATGTTCGACACCGCGCGGTGCGAGGGCGATGCGCAGGTCGTGCGTGATCCCGGCGCGCATGAAGTCGGGCAGCCGGGGCAGACCTGCATGCTGCATGTGATCGCGGGGGCCGCCGCGGTGGCTGGCGCGGAGTTGGGCGTGGGAGACACAGCGATCAGCAGGGCAACGCCGTTGCGTTTCGATCTGGCGCAGGATGCGGTCGCGCTGACCATTACCCTGCACCCGAAAGGTTAA
- a CDS encoding bestrophin family protein: MIVRTPPSALRLFFIMQGSVVPRIYGKMVSVLLLTLTVVLVDEMLLPLPRISLAAMSVFGVALSLFLGFRNNAAYDRWWEARKLWGGLIADTRSFARQLELFAVSPDDRFALLNMVAAFTHAHRGSLRSCNVERDIAAWVGDEKAKALLARANPADAALSDIAHRLAGLRRKGSLDGFAQMALADTLSRLALSQAGCERIQTTPLPFVYSLLVRRTTYLYCALLPFALLGSVEWFAPVFAVVVAYVFFGLQAVTNELEHPFEPRPNGLPLDAMSRVIERSLRDALGKNIPPALQPKDHLLS; the protein is encoded by the coding sequence ATGATTGTTCGAACGCCTCCTTCCGCACTGCGCCTGTTTTTCATCATGCAAGGCTCTGTCGTGCCCCGCATTTACGGTAAGATGGTCTCGGTCTTGCTGCTGACCCTGACGGTCGTGCTGGTGGATGAAATGCTGCTTCCGCTGCCGCGCATATCGCTTGCCGCGATGAGCGTCTTTGGCGTCGCGCTGTCTTTGTTTTTGGGCTTTCGCAACAATGCCGCCTATGATCGGTGGTGGGAGGCGCGCAAGCTCTGGGGCGGCCTGATTGCCGACACGCGCAGCTTTGCCCGCCAGTTGGAGCTGTTTGCGGTTTCACCCGATGACAGGTTCGCACTTCTGAACATGGTTGCCGCCTTCACTCACGCGCATCGCGGCAGCCTGCGGTCGTGCAATGTCGAGCGCGACATCGCGGCATGGGTCGGAGATGAGAAGGCCAAGGCGCTGCTGGCGCGCGCCAATCCAGCCGATGCCGCACTCAGCGACATCGCGCATCGACTGGCGGGCCTGCGGCGCAAAGGTTCGCTGGACGGGTTTGCGCAAATGGCGCTGGCGGACACGCTGTCGCGGCTGGCCTTGTCACAGGCCGGGTGCGAGCGGATCCAGACCACTCCCCTGCCCTTCGTCTATTCACTGCTGGTGCGTCGCACAACGTACCTGTATTGTGCGTTGTTGCCCTTCGCACTTCTGGGATCCGTCGAATGGTTCGCGCCGGTCTTTGCGGTTGTCGTGGCCTACGTGTTCTTTGGCCTGCAAGCGGTGACAAACGAGCTGGAACACCCGTTTGAACCCCGCCCGAACGGTCTGCCGTTGGATGCCATGAGCCGTGTGATCGAACGCAGTTTACGCGATGCGCTTGGAAAAAATATTCCACCAGCGTTGCAACCCAAGGATCACCTTCTCAGCTAA
- the hutU gene encoding urocanate hydratase has translation MSDPRKNTRDIYPAIGTEITAKSWLTEAPMRMLMNNLHPDVAENPHELVVYGGIGRAARTWDDFDKIVASLRDLDEDQTLLVQSGKPVGVFQTHKDAPRVLIANSNLVPHWATWDHFNELDKKGLAMYGQMTAGSWIYIGSQGIVQGTYETFVEAGRQHYDGDLTGKWILTGGLGGMGGAQPLAAVMAGACCLAVECNPDSIDFRLRTRYVDEKTDSLDEALEMIERWTAAGEARSVALLGNAADVFPELVKRGIRPDIVTDQTSAHDPVNGYLPQGWTMAEWREKRESDPKSVEKAARASMKVQVKAMVDFHAAGIPTVDYGNNIRQMALEEGLENAFDFPGFVPAYIRPLFCRGIGPFRWAALSGDPEDIYKTDAKVKEILAEDSHLHNWLDMARERIAFQGLPARICWVGLGVRHKLGLAFNEMVRNGELKAPVVIGRDHLDSGSVASPNRETEAMMDGSDAVSDWPLLNALLNTASGATWVSLHHGGGVGMGFSQHSGMVICCDGTEDADRRIARVLWNDPATGVMRHADAGYEIAKDCARENGLNLPGIL, from the coding sequence ATGAGCGATCCGCGCAAGAACACCCGTGATATCTATCCCGCAATCGGCACCGAGATCACTGCAAAAAGCTGGCTGACCGAAGCCCCGATGCGGATGCTGATGAACAACCTGCACCCTGACGTGGCCGAAAACCCGCACGAGTTGGTCGTGTATGGCGGTATCGGTCGCGCTGCGCGAACGTGGGATGATTTCGACAAGATCGTCGCGAGCCTGCGCGATCTGGACGAAGATCAGACGCTGCTGGTGCAATCGGGTAAGCCCGTGGGCGTCTTTCAGACCCACAAGGACGCGCCCCGCGTGTTGATTGCGAACTCGAACCTCGTGCCGCATTGGGCGACGTGGGACCACTTCAACGAGTTGGATAAGAAAGGTCTGGCGATGTATGGCCAGATGACCGCCGGCTCGTGGATTTATATCGGGTCGCAGGGCATCGTGCAGGGCACCTATGAAACCTTTGTCGAGGCCGGGCGCCAGCATTATGACGGCGACCTGACTGGCAAGTGGATCCTGACCGGTGGTCTGGGCGGCATGGGCGGTGCTCAGCCTTTGGCGGCCGTGATGGCCGGGGCCTGCTGTCTGGCGGTCGAGTGCAACCCCGACAGCATTGATTTTCGCCTGCGCACCCGTTACGTGGACGAAAAGACCGACAGCCTTGATGAAGCACTTGAAATGATCGAACGCTGGACCGCAGCCGGTGAAGCCAGGTCGGTCGCCCTGTTGGGCAATGCCGCCGACGTGTTCCCCGAGTTGGTCAAACGCGGCATCCGCCCCGATATCGTAACCGACCAGACCAGCGCGCATGACCCCGTGAACGGCTATCTGCCGCAGGGCTGGACCATGGCCGAATGGCGCGAGAAGCGCGAAAGCGATCCGAAATCCGTTGAAAAGGCCGCCCGTGCGTCGATGAAGGTGCAGGTCAAGGCGATGGTCGATTTCCACGCCGCCGGTATTCCGACCGTCGATTACGGCAACAACATCCGCCAGATGGCGCTGGAAGAAGGGCTTGAGAATGCGTTTGATTTCCCCGGCTTCGTGCCCGCCTATATCCGCCCGCTGTTCTGCCGCGGCATCGGCCCGTTCCGTTGGGCGGCACTGTCGGGCGACCCGGAAGATATCTACAAGACCGACGCCAAGGTGAAGGAAATCCTGGCCGAGGACAGTCACCTGCACAACTGGCTGGACATGGCCCGCGAGCGGATCGCATTCCAAGGCCTGCCAGCGCGGATTTGCTGGGTTGGTCTGGGCGTGCGTCACAAGCTGGGCCTCGCGTTCAACGAAATGGTGCGCAATGGCGAGCTGAAAGCGCCGGTCGTGATTGGTCGTGACCACCTGGATTCAGGGTCCGTCGCCTCGCCCAACCGCGAGACGGAAGCGATGATGGACGGCTCGGACGCGGTGTCGGACTGGCCGCTTCTGAACGCGCTCCTGAACACCGCGTCGGGCGCGACTTGGGTGTCGCTGCACCATGGCGGCGGGGTTGGCATGGGCTTTTCCCAGCATTCGGGCATGGTGATCTGTTGTGACGGGACCGAGGACGCAGATCGCCGCATCGCGCGTGTGTTGTGGAACGATCCGGCGACGGGGGTCATGCGCCACGCCGATGCGGGCTACGAGATCGCCAAGGACTGCGCGCGCGAGAACGGGTTGAACCTGCCGGGTATTTTGTAA
- the hutG gene encoding N-formylglutamate deformylase: MTPVEVHQGDSPIVLGLPHTGTYVPDDIKARLNARGQGLDDTDWHIHTLYDGLLPGATTVRATFHRYVIDANRDPSGVSLYPGQNTTGLVPLTDFDGQDIWDTPPTEDEVEARRQAYHAPYHAALEAELNRVRDLHGIAILYDCHSIRSRIPFLFDGTLPDFNIGTNLGTTCAPQIEAAVQNLCQMAEAYSSITNGRFKGGWTTRHYGRPSEGLHAIQMELAQSTYLTDEATPWTYDDAKAARLRRHLKTILTTLADMAPDLKGTS, translated from the coding sequence ATGACCCCTGTCGAGGTCCATCAGGGCGACAGCCCCATCGTTTTGGGCCTGCCGCATACGGGAACGTATGTTCCTGACGACATAAAGGCGCGGCTGAACGCGCGCGGGCAGGGGCTGGACGACACCGACTGGCATATCCACACGCTCTATGACGGGCTGTTGCCCGGCGCGACCACGGTGCGGGCGACTTTCCATCGCTATGTGATCGACGCCAACCGCGACCCGTCGGGCGTGTCGCTTTATCCGGGGCAGAACACCACCGGGCTTGTGCCACTGACCGATTTCGATGGGCAAGACATCTGGGACACGCCGCCCACCGAGGATGAAGTCGAGGCACGTCGCCAAGCCTATCACGCCCCCTACCACGCCGCACTTGAGGCCGAGTTGAACCGCGTGCGCGACCTGCATGGCATCGCGATCCTGTATGACTGCCACTCGATCCGGTCGCGCATTCCGTTTCTGTTCGATGGCACACTGCCGGATTTCAACATCGGCACCAATCTGGGCACCACCTGCGCGCCGCAGATCGAAGCTGCTGTGCAAAACCTGTGCCAGATGGCAGAGGCCTATTCCAGCATCACCAACGGCCGCTTCAAAGGCGGCTGGACCACGCGCCATTATGGCCGCCCCTCGGAAGGGCTGCACGCAATCCAGATGGAACTGGCGCAAAGCACCTACCTGACGGACGAGGCGACGCCTTGGACCTATGACGACGCAAAAGCCGCGCGGTTGCGCAGGCATCTGAAAACCATTCTGACAACACTTGCCGACATGGCACCTGACCTGAAAGGAACATCATGA
- a CDS encoding CocE/NonD family hydrolase: MIDPHLHELTHDRDLGITLPDGTRLSARVWMPVDALDHPVPAVLEYLPYRKTDGTAERDAGMHPWIAQRGYACLRVDRRGCGESEGLFDDEYSEQELQDGEDVIAWIASQPWCTGAVGMQGISWGGFNSLQIAARAPHALKAVITIGSTVDRYADDVHYKGGIQHSDNISWAATVLSWFSMPPDPDQVGDRWRTMWLERLENTPPLPRIWTEHRDRDAYWKHGSICEDYSKIKAAVLAFGGLHDGYRNTMRHLVENLDAPVKGVAGPWGHKYPHISQIGPSIGYLQEALRWWDRWLKEIDNGADQDPAWREYVMGSAKPDPIAGHRDGRWVCDQKLPSACVTVRDMALGDALSGNLPATVAPDLRHGEQCGEFFTFGFGSGELPDDQRPDDARSACFDSQALDHGTDIVGRPTVRLRLSADRVRAQLVVRLCDLRPDGTSMLITMGLLDLRNRDGFDAKRDLIPGQPVEVALGLDEAAYHLPKGHRLRLAVAGSYWPYSWPEPDPATLTIESGRLGLPLRDPSEGNEWTFPPPISAPPRSSRLLRKGQDEKTREIDRKTGRIVLTISSDHGRIEDLETGIITESAVREVWSIDPANPADADAQINWRRSFGRGDWNVSTLAETGMRGARDHFQITQRLVANMGDETLFDQAWAHQVKR, from the coding sequence ATGATCGACCCTCATCTTCACGAGCTTACCCATGATCGCGATCTGGGGATAACACTGCCGGACGGCACACGTTTGTCGGCGCGGGTCTGGATGCCGGTGGACGCGTTGGACCATCCGGTCCCGGCCGTCCTTGAATATCTGCCCTACCGAAAAACGGATGGGACTGCCGAGCGCGATGCCGGAATGCATCCATGGATCGCACAGCGTGGCTATGCCTGTCTGCGCGTGGATCGGCGTGGCTGCGGCGAAAGCGAAGGGTTGTTCGACGATGAATATTCAGAGCAGGAATTGCAGGACGGCGAAGATGTGATCGCCTGGATCGCCAGCCAGCCCTGGTGCACCGGGGCTGTTGGAATGCAGGGCATATCCTGGGGCGGGTTCAACAGTTTGCAGATTGCCGCCCGCGCACCCCATGCGCTGAAAGCCGTGATCACCATCGGGTCAACGGTTGATCGCTATGCCGACGACGTGCATTACAAGGGCGGCATCCAGCATTCGGACAACATCAGCTGGGCGGCGACAGTGTTGTCGTGGTTCTCGATGCCGCCCGATCCCGATCAGGTCGGTGACAGGTGGCGGACGATGTGGCTTGAGCGGCTGGAGAACACGCCCCCCTTGCCGCGCATCTGGACCGAGCATCGGGATCGCGACGCCTATTGGAAGCATGGGTCGATTTGCGAGGATTACAGCAAGATCAAAGCGGCGGTTCTGGCCTTTGGCGGGCTGCATGATGGCTATCGCAACACCATGCGCCATTTGGTCGAGAACCTTGACGCTCCGGTCAAGGGCGTGGCCGGACCGTGGGGGCACAAATACCCGCATATCTCGCAAATCGGCCCGTCGATTGGCTATTTGCAGGAGGCATTGCGGTGGTGGGACCGTTGGTTGAAAGAAATTGACAATGGTGCAGACCAAGACCCGGCATGGCGTGAATATGTTATGGGCAGTGCAAAGCCTGATCCGATTGCAGGCCATCGCGACGGGCGTTGGGTTTGCGACCAAAAATTGCCATCGGCCTGTGTGACGGTTCGGGATATGGCACTGGGTGATGCCTTGTCGGGAAACTTGCCCGCAACAGTCGCGCCGGACCTGCGCCACGGCGAACAATGCGGCGAGTTTTTCACCTTCGGCTTCGGGTCAGGCGAGCTGCCAGATGATCAGCGGCCAGACGATGCCCGCAGCGCTTGTTTTGACAGTCAGGCGCTGGATCACGGGACCGATATCGTGGGACGCCCCACAGTGCGATTGCGCCTGTCCGCCGACCGCGTCCGCGCCCAGCTTGTGGTGCGGCTGTGTGATCTCAGGCCGGATGGGACCTCGATGCTGATCACCATGGGGTTGTTGGATTTGCGCAACCGGGATGGGTTTGACGCAAAACGCGATCTGATCCCTGGCCAGCCGGTCGAGGTGGCACTGGGCCTCGATGAAGCCGCCTATCATCTGCCGAAAGGTCATCGCCTGCGGCTGGCGGTTGCGGGCAGCTATTGGCCCTATTCCTGGCCGGAACCCGATCCTGCAACCCTGACGATTGAAAGCGGGCGTCTTGGTTTGCCGCTGCGTGACCCGTCAGAGGGGAATGAATGGACGTTCCCGCCCCCGATCTCTGCCCCGCCACGGAGCAGTCGCCTGCTTCGCAAGGGACAGGATGAAAAGACACGGGAAATCGACCGGAAAACCGGTCGGATCGTTCTGACGATCTCATCCGATCATGGCAGGATTGAGGATCTTGAAACCGGTATCATCACGGAAAGTGCGGTACGGGAAGTCTGGTCGATTGACCCCGCGAACCCGGCCGACGCAGACGCGCAGATCAATTGGCGGCGCAGCTTCGGTCGCGGTGACTGGAACGTATCAACGCTTGCGGAAACCGGGATGCGGGGCGCACGGGACCATTTCCAGATCACGCAACGGCTTGTGGCCAACATGGGCGATGAAACGCTGTTCGATCAAGCATGGGCGCATCAGGTCAAGCGATAG
- a CDS encoding formimidoylglutamate deiminase, translating into MIHARQALLASGWAQDVRITVEKGRIDQITPNADTQPGDARVDTLLPALGNLHSHSFQRAMAGMTEFRTVGRDSFWTWRDLMYRFMDRLTPEQIEAIAALVFVEMQEAGYSSVGEFHYVHHQRGGAPYDALAELSLRVMAAAGETGIGLTHLPVLYTYGGAGKVPLDQGQLRFGNDVDRFAELVQDARAGLSDLPDDARVGIAPHSLRATSPDDLSRALADHQGGPIHIHISEQPKEVKDIRTWLGARPVDWLLANAPVDDGWCLIHATHMTESETRAMAASGAVAGLCPITEANLGDGPFNGPTYLEAGGAFGFGSDSNINISLTEELRMLEYSQRLRDVARNVMVVGEGSVGATLYTGAARGGAQALGRDAGEIAQGRLADLVAIDTTDPTLCALTPDQILDGLCFAAKDNVVTDLWSAGRHNVTGGRHIARDAVVSRYQGAVVDLLASL; encoded by the coding sequence ATGATCCACGCCCGTCAGGCCCTTCTCGCGTCCGGTTGGGCGCAGGACGTTCGCATCACCGTTGAAAAGGGCCGCATTGATCAGATTACGCCCAATGCGGACACCCAGCCGGGCGACGCCCGCGTCGATACCTTGCTGCCTGCGTTGGGCAACCTGCACTCGCACAGCTTCCAGCGCGCAATGGCGGGGATGACCGAGTTCCGCACGGTCGGGCGTGACAGTTTCTGGACGTGGCGCGACCTGATGTATCGCTTTATGGACCGCCTGACGCCCGAGCAGATCGAAGCAATTGCGGCGCTGGTCTTCGTCGAAATGCAGGAAGCCGGATATTCCAGCGTGGGCGAGTTTCACTATGTCCACCACCAGCGCGGCGGCGCGCCCTATGATGCGCTGGCCGAACTGTCCCTGCGGGTGATGGCGGCGGCGGGGGAAACCGGCATCGGACTGACCCATCTTCCGGTGCTCTATACCTATGGCGGGGCGGGAAAGGTGCCGCTGGATCAGGGGCAACTGAGGTTCGGCAATGACGTGGATCGCTTCGCTGAACTGGTCCAGGACGCACGCGCGGGGCTTTCCGACCTGCCCGATGACGCCCGCGTCGGCATCGCGCCGCATTCGCTGCGTGCCACATCCCCCGACGACCTGAGCCGCGCGTTGGCGGACCATCAGGGCGGGCCGATCCACATCCACATTTCGGAACAACCCAAGGAAGTTAAGGATATCCGGACCTGGCTGGGCGCGCGCCCGGTCGATTGGCTGCTGGCCAACGCCCCCGTCGATGATGGCTGGTGCCTGATCCACGCCACCCATATGACCGAAAGTGAGACGCGCGCCATGGCCGCATCGGGCGCCGTCGCGGGCCTGTGCCCGATCACCGAGGCAAACCTGGGTGACGGCCCCTTCAACGGCCCCACCTATCTTGAGGCAGGCGGCGCCTTCGGCTTCGGCTCTGATTCCAACATCAACATTTCCCTGACCGAGGAGCTGCGCATGCTGGAATATTCCCAACGTCTGCGCGACGTGGCGCGCAACGTGATGGTGGTCGGCGAAGGGTCGGTCGGGGCGACGCTTTACACCGGGGCCGCCCGTGGCGGTGCGCAGGCTTTGGGGCGTGACGCAGGTGAAATCGCGCAAGGCCGCCTTGCCGATCTGGTCGCCATTGACACCACCGACCCGACGCTCTGCGCGCTGACGCCTGACCAAATCCTTGACGGTCTGTGCTTCGCCGCGAAGGACAATGTTGTCACCGACCTGTGGTCTGCCGGGCGGCACAACGTCACCGGTGGGCGACATATCGCGCGGGACGCGGTGGTCTCACGCTACCAGGGCGCGGTGGTGGACCTGCTGGCGTCGCTTTAA
- the hutI gene encoding imidazolonepropionase, with protein sequence MTAMPQLLTDLHAVTMAGGDAPYGMIRDAVIAIQDGKIAWVGPQTEVPEEFAGLDQRSLGGRVVTPGLIDCHTHIVHGGDRAVEFEMRLNGASYEEVARAGGGIVSTVKATRAASESELLQLALRRVDVLIAEGVTTIEIKSGYGLDAETELRMLRVARAIAEQRPIRAKTTFLGAHATPAEYAGRDDDYIDEVCIPALRAAHAEGLVDAVDGFCEGIAFQPAQIARVFDVAQELGLPVKLHAEQLSNLGGAKLAASYGALSADHIEYLDEDGVKAMAQAGTIAVILPGAFYTLRETQQPPVELLRKHNVPMALATDINPGSSPLNSLLLTMNMGCTLFRMTPEEALRGVTQNAAAALGLTDLGTIAPGQVADLAVWDIAEPAELSYRIGFNPLAFRITGETA encoded by the coding sequence ATGACAGCTATGCCTCAGCTTTTGACCGATCTGCATGCCGTGACCATGGCGGGGGGCGATGCGCCCTATGGGATGATCCGCGATGCGGTCATCGCCATTCAGGATGGCAAGATCGCGTGGGTCGGGCCGCAAACGGAGGTGCCTGAGGAATTCGCGGGGCTGGATCAACGTTCACTGGGCGGGCGTGTCGTGACGCCGGGTCTGATCGACTGCCACACCCATATCGTGCATGGCGGCGACCGCGCCGTCGAGTTTGAAATGCGCCTGAACGGGGCCAGTTACGAAGAAGTCGCGCGCGCAGGCGGTGGCATTGTCTCGACCGTCAAAGCCACCCGCGCGGCCAGCGAAAGCGAGCTTTTGCAATTGGCGCTGCGGCGGGTCGACGTGTTGATCGCCGAGGGCGTGACGACCATCGAAATCAAGTCGGGCTATGGTCTGGATGCTGAGACCGAGCTGCGAATGCTGCGCGTTGCGCGAGCGATTGCCGAGCAGCGACCCATCCGCGCTAAGACGACCTTCTTGGGTGCCCATGCAACCCCTGCCGAATATGCCGGTCGCGATGATGACTATATCGACGAGGTGTGCATCCCCGCCCTGCGTGCCGCCCACGCCGAAGGGCTGGTGGACGCGGTTGACGGGTTCTGCGAAGGCATCGCCTTTCAGCCTGCTCAGATCGCGCGCGTTTTCGATGTGGCGCAAGAACTGGGCCTGCCCGTCAAACTGCACGCGGAACAATTGTCCAATCTGGGCGGTGCGAAACTGGCGGCAAGCTATGGCGCGTTGTCGGCCGATCATATCGAGTATCTGGACGAAGACGGCGTGAAGGCCATGGCGCAGGCGGGCACGATTGCCGTGATCCTGCCCGGTGCGTTTTATACGCTGCGCGAGACGCAACAGCCACCCGTCGAGCTTTTGCGCAAGCACAACGTGCCGATGGCTTTGGCCACGGATATCAACCCCGGTTCTTCGCCGCTGAATTCACTGCTGCTGACGATGAACATGGGCTGCACCCTGTTTCGCATGACGCCGGAAGAGGCGCTGCGGGGCGTGACGCAAAACGCGGCTGCCGCGCTGGGGCTGACCGATCTGGGCACGATTGCGCCGGGGCAGGTGGCTGATCTGGCGGTGTGGGACATCGCGGAGCCGGCGGAACTATCTTACCGCATCGGTTTCAACCCGCTCGCATTCCGCATCACTGGAGAGACCGCATGA